One genomic window of Streptococcus mitis includes the following:
- a CDS encoding DUF4299 family protein, whose product MTKTFFIPNKQSILGEQEILTAKSILTLVDGLESHSYDAVYLRQPLNRLEYIECAIVGQSQFLFKVSYADGQKAYRVDLPDLLTQTDWQIIKSFLDALLAYAGTEIEGLDGFDFEAYFQASIQAYLADTVAHFTICQGIFNPVFFSHEDLKSFLEADGLAQFEARVRAVQETDAYFARVSFYQDGEGQVHGVYHLAQGVKTVLPREPFVPAAYIEQLVDKEVQWEIDLVQITGDGSKPEDYEAIGRLDYAKFLESLPSAFYHQLDANQLEVQPILDKDFKALAQEE is encoded by the coding sequence ATGACGAAAACATTTTTTATTCCAAATAAACAGAGCATTTTAGGAGAACAGGAAATTTTGACTGCCAAGTCTATCTTGACCTTGGTAGATGGCTTGGAGTCACATAGCTATGATGCAGTCTATCTCCGTCAGCCTCTTAATCGTCTCGAATATATCGAGTGTGCGATAGTGGGGCAATCACAATTTCTTTTTAAGGTCAGTTATGCTGATGGTCAAAAGGCTTACCGTGTCGATCTTCCTGACCTACTAACGCAGACAGACTGGCAGATTATCAAGTCATTTTTAGATGCTCTGCTTGCTTATGCAGGAACTGAGATTGAAGGACTAGATGGTTTTGATTTTGAAGCGTATTTCCAGGCAAGTATTCAAGCCTATCTAGCAGACACTGTAGCTCATTTTACGATTTGCCAAGGAATTTTTAATCCTGTTTTCTTTAGTCATGAGGACTTGAAAAGCTTTTTAGAGGCAGATGGTTTGGCACAGTTTGAAGCGCGTGTACGTGCAGTTCAAGAGACAGATGCTTACTTTGCAAGAGTTTCCTTCTATCAGGATGGAGAAGGTCAAGTGCATGGTGTTTACCATCTGGCTCAAGGAGTCAAGACAGTATTACCGAGAGAACCATTTGTTCCTGCAGCCTATATTGAGCAATTGGTGGATAAGGAAGTGCAGTGGGAGATTGACTTGGTTCAAATCACAGGAGACGGCTCTAAACCTGAAGACTATGAAGCTATTGGTCGCTTGGACTATGCAAAATTCCTAGAGTCACTACCATCAGCATTTTACCACCAACTAGATGCCAATCAATTAGAAGTGCAACCCATCTTAGACAAAGATTTTAAAGCATTAGCACAAGAAGAGTAA
- a CDS encoding DUF6574 domain-containing protein, with amino-acid sequence MKQEWFESNDFVKTTSKNKPDEQPKDVVDQAEETIADVDTPIEKNTQVEEEVSQAEIELESQQEEKIETPEDSKAKTETEEKKASNSTEKEPDLSKETEKVTIAEESQEALPQQKPTTKEPLLISQSLESPYIPDQAPKSTDKWKEQVLDFWSWLVEAIKSPTSNLETSSTHSYTAFLLLILFSASSFFFSIYHIKHAYYGHIATMHNHFPEQFASLNLFSIISILVATTLFFFSFLLGSFVVRRFIHQEKDWTLEKVLQQYSQLLAIPIFLTAIASFFAFFDSLRFTALLCVISIGIILLASLHIITRPSQSSETDSFYQLFLSVLVNGVIILLFFVAEVALIGDYLRILAFL; translated from the coding sequence ATGAAACAAGAATGGTTTGAAAGTAATGATTTTGTAAAAACAACAAGCAAGAACAAGCCTGATGAACAACCCAAAGATGTTGTAGACCAGGCTGAAGAAACGATAGCCGATGTCGATACGCCAATTGAAAAAAATACTCAAGTAGAGGAGGAAGTCTCTCAAGCTGAAATCGAACTGGAAAGCCAGCAAGAAGAGAAAATTGAAACGCCTGAAGACAGTAAAGCGAAAACAGAAACAGAAGAAAAGAAAGCATCCAATTCTACTGAAAAAGAGCCAGACCTTTCTAAAGAAACAGAAAAAGTCACTATAGCTGAAGAGAGTCAAGAAGCACTTCCTCAGCAAAAACCAACCACGAAAGAGCCCCTTCTTATCAGTCAATCCTTAGAAAGTCCCTATATCCCCGACCAAGCACCAAAATCTACGGATAAATGGAAAGAGCAAGTACTTGATTTTTGGTCTTGGCTAGTGGAAGCAATCAAATCTCCTACGAGCAATCTTGAAACAAGTAGCACACACAGTTACACAGCCTTTCTCTTGCTCATTCTATTTTCTGCGTCTTCCTTTTTCTTTAGTATCTACCACATCAAACATGCTTACTATGGACATATAGCAACTATGCATAATCACTTCCCTGAACAATTTGCATCATTAAATCTCTTTTCGATTATCTCTATCCTAGTAGCAACAACACTCTTCTTCTTTTCATTCCTCTTGGGTAGTTTCGTCGTGAGACGATTTATCCACCAGGAAAAAGACTGGACACTAGAAAAGGTTCTCCAACAGTATAGTCAACTCTTGGCAATTCCAATCTTCCTCACTGCTATTGCTAGTTTCTTTGCCTTCTTTGACAGCCTACGATTTACAGCCCTCTTGTGTGTGATTAGCATTGGAATCATTCTGCTTGCTAGCCTCCATATCATTACGAGACCTAGTCAATCAAGTGAAACCGACTCCTTCTATCAGTTATTCTTGTCTGTCCTTGTGAACGGAGTCATTATCCTCCTCTTCTTTGTAGCCGAAGTCGCACTGATTGGAGATTATCTCCGTATCTTGGCCTTTCTTTAA
- a CDS encoding DUF4097 domain-containing protein: MRKWTRGFLIFGVVTTVIGFILLFVGIQSDGIKSLLAMSKEPVYDSRMEELTFGKEVENLEITLHQHALTITDSLDDQIHISYHPSLSAHHDLITNQNDKTLSLTDKKLSETPFLSSGIGGILHIASSYSSRFDEVILQLPKGRSLKGINISANRRQTTIINASLENATLNTNSYILRIEGSRIKNSKLTTPNIVNIFDTDLTDSQLESTEKHFHAENIQVHGKVELTAKKYLRIILDQKESQRINWDISSNYGSIFQFTREEPKSRGTELSNPYKTEKTEAKDQLIARADNDIELISIPNRR; this comes from the coding sequence ATGCGTAAATGGACAAGAGGATTTCTCATTTTTGGTGTGGTGACTACTGTTATCGGCTTTATCCTGCTCTTTGTAGGCATCCAATCTGACGGGATCAAGAGCCTACTTGCCATGTCCAAGGAACCTGTCTATGATAGTCGGATGGAAGAGCTGACCTTTGGTAAGGAAGTCGAAAACCTAGAGATCACTCTCCACCAACACGCGCTCACCATCACAGACTCTTTGGATGATCAAATCCACATTTCTTACCATCCATCTCTTTCTGCTCACCATGATCTTATCACGAATCAGAACGATAAAACGCTGAGCCTCACTGATAAGAAACTGTCTGAAACTCCATTTCTCTCTTCTGGAATCGGCGGGATTCTCCATATCGCAAGCAGCTACTCTAGTCGTTTTGATGAAGTTATTCTCCAATTGCCAAAAGGAAGAAGCCTAAAAGGAATCAACATCTCAGCCAATCGCAGACAAACCACCATCATAAATGCTAGCCTTGAAAATGCGACCCTCAATACAAACAGCTATATCCTCCGAATTGAAGGAAGTCGTATCAAAAACAGTAAACTCACAACCCCTAATATCGTTAATATCTTTGATACAGACCTTACAGATAGTCAACTAGAGTCAACAGAGAAGCACTTCCACGCTGAAAATATCCAAGTCCATGGTAAGGTTGAACTGACTGCCAAAAAGTATCTCAGAATCATCCTAGACCAGAAAGAAAGCCAACGAATTAACTGGGACATCTCAAGTAACTATGGTTCTATCTTCCAATTCACAAGAGAAGAGCCTAAATCAAGAGGTACGGAATTAAGCAACCCTTACAAAACTGAAAAAACCGAAGCCAAGGATCAACTCATTGCTAGAGCTGATAATGATATTGAGCTAATATCCATACCAAACAGACGTTGA
- a CDS encoding DUF1700 domain-containing protein, with product MTRTEYLTQLELYLKKLPQADQIEAMDYFRELFDDAGVEGEEELIASLGTPKEAAHEVLSNLLDKKINEAPAQKNNRQILHIALLALLAAPIGIPLGIAILVSLFAILVAALTVILAFFAVSILGIIGGFLFLVESFTVLAQAKSAFILIFGSGLLAIGASSLVLLGISYVARFFGLLIVRLVQFVLKKGKRGDQHA from the coding sequence ATGACAAGAACTGAATACCTGACTCAGCTAGAACTCTATCTCAAAAAACTGCCTCAGGCTGACCAAATTGAAGCCATGGACTATTTCAGGGAACTCTTTGACGATGCTGGAGTCGAGGGAGAAGAAGAACTCATCGCTAGCTTGGGAACTCCCAAAGAAGCGGCCCACGAAGTTCTCTCCAATCTTCTCGATAAAAAAATCAATGAAGCACCCGCTCAAAAGAATAACCGACAAATTTTGCATATCGCCTTGTTAGCTCTCCTTGCAGCCCCCATCGGTATTCCTCTGGGAATCGCCATCCTCGTGTCCCTGTTCGCAATCCTTGTGGCAGCCTTGACTGTCATCTTGGCTTTCTTTGCGGTTTCCATACTTGGTATCATCGGCGGATTCCTATTTTTAGTTGAAAGTTTCACTGTCTTAGCCCAAGCTAAATCAGCCTTTATCTTGATTTTTGGTTCTGGTTTACTGGCTATCGGTGCTTCTTCACTAGTCTTACTAGGTATTTCCTATGTAGCCCGTTTCTTCGGCCTACTCATTGTTCGCCTGGTGCAATTTGTTCTTAAAAAAGGAAAGAGAGGTGACCAGCATGCGTAA
- a CDS encoding PadR family transcriptional regulator codes for MYFPTSSALIEFLILAVLEQDDSYGYEISQTIKLIANIKESTLYPILKKLEGNSFLTTYSREFQGRMRKYYSLTNGGIEQLVTLKDEWALYTDTINGIIEGSIRHDKN; via the coding sequence ATGTACTTTCCAACATCCTCTGCCTTGATTGAATTTCTCATCTTGGCCGTACTGGAGCAGGATGATTCTTATGGTTATGAGATTAGCCAGACCATTAAGCTTATCGCTAACATCAAAGAATCTACGCTCTATCCCATTCTCAAAAAATTGGAAGGCAATAGCTTTCTGACAACCTATTCTAGAGAGTTCCAAGGTCGCATGCGCAAATACTACTCCTTGACAAATGGTGGTATAGAACAGCTCGTGACCCTGAAAGATGAATGGGCACTCTATACAGACACCATTAATGGCATCATAGAAGGGAGTATCCGCCATGACAAGAACTGA
- a CDS encoding CynX/NimT family MFS transporter produces MKKQSLFFVPGIILIGVSLRTPFTVLPIILGDISQGLGVEVSSLGVLTSLPLLMFTLFSLFSTRLAQKIGLEHLFTYSLFFLTIGSLIRLINLPLLYLGTLMVGASIAVINVLLPSLIQANQPKKIGFLTTLYVTSMGIATALASYLAVPITQASSWKGLIILLTLLCLATFLVWLPNHRYNHRLAPQTKQKSKTKVMHNKQVWAVIVFAGFQSLLFYTAMTWLPTMAIHAGLSSHEAGLLTSIFSLISIPFSMTIPSLTTSLSTRNRQLMLTLVSLAGVIGISMLFFPVSNFFYWLAIHLLIGTATSALFPYLMVNFSLKTSAPEKTAQLSGLSQTGGYILAAFGPTLFGYSFDLFHSWVPAVAALLLVDIIMTVALFTVDRADKIL; encoded by the coding sequence ATGAAAAAGCAATCACTCTTTTTTGTTCCAGGTATTATCCTGATTGGTGTTTCCTTGCGGACTCCTTTTACTGTTTTACCCATTATTTTGGGAGATATTTCGCAAGGACTGGGAGTCGAAGTTAGTTCACTTGGTGTCTTGACCAGCCTTCCTCTCCTCATGTTTACCCTCTTCTCGCTCTTTTCTACCCGACTAGCTCAGAAAATTGGCTTGGAGCATCTCTTCACCTATAGCCTCTTCTTCTTGACTATCGGTTCTCTGATTCGACTAATCAATCTGCCTCTGCTCTATCTAGGAACCTTGATGGTTGGGGCAAGTATCGCAGTCATCAATGTGCTGCTTCCTAGTCTAATCCAAGCTAATCAACCAAAGAAGATTGGTTTTCTGACAACCTTATATGTGACTTCTATGGGGATTGCAACGGCTCTGGCTTCCTATCTGGCTGTGCCTATTACACAAGCCAGTTCTTGGAAAGGCCTTATCATCCTCCTCACCCTGCTCTGTCTAGCAACTTTTTTGGTCTGGCTGCCTAATCACCGCTATAATCACAGACTGGCTCCGCAAACCAAACAAAAAAGCAAAACAAAGGTCATGCATAATAAACAGGTCTGGGCAGTGATTGTCTTTGCAGGTTTTCAATCCTTGCTCTTTTACACCGCTATGACCTGGCTACCTACCATGGCTATCCATGCAGGCCTATCCAGTCACGAAGCAGGCTTGCTGACCTCTATCTTCTCTCTGATTAGCATTCCTTTTTCAATGACCATCCCAAGCCTGACAACCAGCTTGTCTACTCGCAACCGTCAGCTCATGCTCACTCTGGTTTCACTAGCTGGTGTGATCGGTATTTCCATGCTCTTTTTCCCTGTTAGTAATTTCTTTTACTGGCTTGCCATCCATCTCCTCATCGGAACCGCAACCAGCGCCCTCTTCCCTTATCTCATGGTCAACTTTTCACTCAAGACAAGCGCCCCTGAAAAGACAGCTCAATTGTCCGGCCTATCTCAAACAGGAGGCTATATCTTAGCAGCCTTCGGGCCAACCCTCTTTGGTTACAGTTTTGACCTTTTCCACTCTTGGGTGCCAGCTGTAGCTGCTCTCTTACTCGTCGATATCATCATGACTGTGGCCCTCTTTACAGTGGACAGAGCTGATAAAATCCTCTAA
- a CDS encoding glycosyltransferase has protein sequence MSEKQKISVLMSVYIKENPTFLKDAIESVQNQTLKPSELVLVEDGPLTPELYQVLDQLETESDIPVKRYPLEQNQGLGLALRQGVLQCQYDIIARMDTDDIAVPDRFEKQVQLMEKDKLDLLGGHIAEFIDNPDEIVSYRRVPTQHADIVAYQRMRSAFNHMTVMFKKDMVLKAGNYEDGLYMEDDLLWLNMIAAGAKTGNLDQILCKVRVGAGMFERRGGLRYLKLYRQARQRMLKRGQISYMEYAKSVAIQMIVALCPGFVRQFIFMKLLRKSK, from the coding sequence GTGTCTGAAAAGCAAAAAATCAGCGTATTGATGTCGGTCTATATTAAGGAAAATCCGACATTTTTAAAGGATGCTATTGAGAGTGTTCAAAATCAGACCCTGAAACCGAGCGAATTGGTTCTGGTTGAGGATGGGCCTTTGACTCCTGAGCTCTATCAGGTATTAGACCAGCTTGAAACTGAGTCTGATATTCCAGTGAAACGCTATCCTCTTGAGCAGAATCAAGGTTTGGGTCTGGCTCTTCGACAGGGTGTTTTGCAGTGTCAGTATGATATCATCGCTCGTATGGATACGGATGATATAGCTGTTCCAGACCGTTTTGAGAAACAGGTTCAGCTAATGGAGAAGGACAAGCTCGACCTATTAGGTGGACATATTGCAGAGTTTATTGACAATCCTGATGAGATCGTTTCTTACCGTCGTGTTCCAACCCAGCATGCAGATATTGTAGCTTACCAAAGGATGAGAAGTGCCTTTAACCACATGACTGTCATGTTCAAGAAGGACATGGTTCTCAAGGCAGGCAACTATGAGGATGGCCTTTATATGGAGGATGACCTCCTCTGGCTCAATATGATTGCTGCAGGAGCCAAGACTGGAAATCTCGATCAAATCTTGTGTAAGGTTCGTGTTGGAGCAGGGATGTTTGAGCGTCGTGGGGGACTGCGTTACCTTAAACTCTATCGCCAGGCTCGTCAGCGCATGCTGAAGAGAGGGCAAATTTCTTACATGGAGTATGCCAAGAGTGTTGCCATTCAGATGATTGTTGCCCTTTGTCCCGGATTTGTCCGACAGTTTATTTTTATGAAACTGTTACGAAAAAGCAAGTAA
- a CDS encoding polysaccharide biosynthesis protein: MNKKLTDYVIDLVEILNKQQKQVFWGIFDILSMVVSIIVSYILFYGLINPAPVDYIIYTSLAFLFYQLMIGFWGLNASISRYSKITDFMKIFFGVTASSILSYSICYAFLPLFSIRFIVLFILLSTFLILLPRITWQLIYSKRKKGSGDGEHRRTFLIGAGDGGALFMDSYQHPTSELELVGILDKDAKKKGQKLGGIPVLGSYDELPELAKRHQIERVIVAIPSLDPSEYERILQMCNKLGVKCYKMPKVETVVQGLHQAGTGFQKIDITDLLGRQEIRLDESRLGAELTGKTILVTGAGGSIGSEICRQVSRFNPERIVLLGHGENSIYLVYHELIRKFQGIDYVPVIADIQDYDRLLQVFEQYKPAIVYHAAAHKHVPMMERNPKEAFKNNIRGTYNVAKAVDEAKVPKMVMISTDKAVNPPNVMGATKRVAELIVTGFNQRSQSTYCAVRFGNVLGSRGSVIPVFERQIAEGGPVTVTDFRMTRYFMTIPEASRLVIHAGAYAKDGEVFILDMGKPVKIYDLAKKMVLLSGHTESEIPIVEVGIRPGEKLYEELLVSTELVDNQVMDKIFVGKVNVMPLEAINQKIEEFRTLSGDELKQAIIAFANQTTHVE; the protein is encoded by the coding sequence ATGAATAAAAAACTCACAGATTATGTGATTGATCTGGTGGAAATTTTAAATAAACAACAAAAACAGGTTTTCTGGGGAATATTTGATATTTTGAGTATGGTGGTTTCCATCATTGTATCTTATATTTTATTCTACGGATTGATTAATCCAGCACCTGTTGACTACATTATCTATACGAGTTTGGCCTTCCTGTTCTATCAATTAATGATTGGATTTTGGGGATTGAACGCTAGTATCAGTCGTTACAGCAAGATTACGGATTTCATGAAAATCTTTTTTGGTGTGACTGCTAGCAGTATCTTGTCATATAGTATCTGCTATGCCTTCTTGCCCCTCTTCTCCATCCGTTTTATCGTACTCTTTATCTTGTTGAGTACTTTCTTGATTTTATTGCCACGGATTACTTGGCAGTTAATCTACTCTAAACGCAAAAAGGGAAGTGGTGATGGAGAACACCGTCGGACCTTCTTGATTGGTGCCGGTGATGGTGGAGCTCTCTTTATGGATAGTTACCAACATCCAACTAGTGAATTAGAACTTGTTGGTATTTTGGATAAGGATGCGAAGAAAAAGGGACAAAAACTTGGTGGGATTCCTGTTTTGGGTTCATATGATGAATTGCCTGAATTAGCCAAACGCCATCAAATTGAGCGTGTTATCGTTGCGATTCCGTCGCTTGACCCGTCAGAATATGAACGTATCTTGCAGATGTGTAATAAGCTGGGTGTCAAATGTTACAAGATGCCTAAGGTTGAAACCGTTGTTCAGGGACTTCACCAAGCAGGTACTGGCTTCCAAAAAATTGATATTACGGACCTTTTGGGACGTCAGGAAATTCGTCTTGATGAATCGCGTCTGGGCGCAGAACTGACAGGTAAGACAATCTTGGTTACAGGTGCTGGTGGTTCAATCGGTTCTGAAATCTGTCGACAAGTTAGCCGTTTCAATCCTGAACGCATCGTCTTGCTCGGTCATGGGGAAAACTCAATCTACCTTGTTTATCATGAACTGATTCGTAAGTTCCAAGGGATTGATTATGTACCAGTTATTGCCGATATTCAAGACTATGACCGTCTCTTGCAAGTCTTTGAGCAGTACAAGCCAGCTATTGTTTATCATGCGGCTGCCCATAAGCACGTTCCTATGATGGAGCGCAATCCAAAAGAAGCCTTTAAAAACAATATCCGTGGAACTTACAACGTTGCTAAGGCTGTTGATGAAGCCAAAGTACCTAAGATGGTTATGATTTCGACAGATAAGGCGGTTAATCCACCAAATGTTATGGGAGCAACCAAGCGCGTGGCTGAGTTGATTGTCACTGGCTTTAACCAACGTAGCCAATCGACCTACTGTGCAGTTCGTTTTGGAAATGTTCTTGGTAGCCGTGGTAGTGTCATTCCAGTCTTTGAACGTCAGATTGCTGAAGGCGGTCCTGTAACGGTGACAGATTTCCGCATGACCCGTTACTTTATGACTATTCCAGAAGCTAGCCGTTTGGTTATTCACGCTGGTGCTTATGCCAAGGATGGGGAAGTCTTTATCCTTGATATGGGTAAACCAGTCAAGATTTATGACTTGGCCAAGAAAATGGTCCTTCTAAGTGGCCACACCGAAAGCGAAATTCCAATCGTTGAAGTTGGAATCCGCCCAGGCGAAAAACTTTACGAAGAACTCTTGGTATCAACCGAACTTGTTGATAACCAAGTTATGGATAAGATTTTCGTTGGTAAGGTTAATGTCATGCCTCTAGAAGCCATCAATCAAAAGATTGAAGAGTTCCGCACTCTTAGTGGAGATGAGTTGAAGCAAGCCATTATCGCCTTTGCCAATCAAACAACCCACGTTGAATAA
- a CDS encoding HAD-IA family hydrolase: MTSITAIFFDLDGTLVDSSIGIHNAFTHTFKELGVPSPDAKTIRGFMGPPLESSFATCLPKDQISEAVQIYRSYYKEKGIHEAQLFPQIVDLLEKLSSNYPLYITTTKNTPTAQDMTKNLEIYHFFDSIYGSSPKAPHKADVIRQALQAHQLAPEQAIIIGDTKFDMMGAQETGIQKLAVTWGFGEQADLLNYHPDFIAHKPIEVLEYFQ, encoded by the coding sequence ATGACCTCTATCACAGCTATCTTTTTCGATCTGGATGGAACCCTCGTTGACAGTTCTATCGGGATTCACAATGCCTTTACCCATACCTTTAAGGAGTTGGGGGTACCTAGCCCTGATGCCAAAACTATTCGTGGTTTTATGGGACCGCCCCTCGAAAGTAGTTTTGCGACCTGCCTTCCCAAAGACCAAATTTCTGAGGCTGTCCAGATATACCGTTCTTACTATAAGGAGAAAGGCATCCATGAAGCTCAACTCTTTCCTCAGATTGTAGACTTGCTTGAGAAGTTATCGAGCAATTACCCTCTTTATATCACCACTACAAAGAATACTCCAACCGCTCAAGACATGACTAAAAACTTGGAAATCTATCATTTCTTTGATAGCATTTATGGTTCCAGCCCTAAAGCACCCCATAAGGCAGATGTCATTCGCCAAGCCTTGCAGGCACATCAACTAGCACCGGAACAAGCCATCATCATCGGAGATACCAAGTTTGATATGATGGGAGCTCAAGAAACAGGCATTCAGAAATTGGCCGTCACTTGGGGATTTGGAGAGCAAGCAGACTTGCTAAACTATCATCCTGATTTTATCGCTCACAAACCCATAGAAGTTTTGGAGTATTTTCAATAA
- the sdaAA gene encoding L-serine ammonia-lyase, iron-sulfur-dependent, subunit alpha, whose translation MFYSIKELVEQADLDFQGNVAELMITTEFELTGREREEVFLLMERNLEVMKASVQLGLNENKSRSGLTGGDAAKLDHYIKNGKTLSDYTILSAARNAIAVNEHNAKMGLVCATPTAGSAGCLPSVLTAAIEKLDLSHEQQLDFLFAAGAFGLVIANNASISGAEGGCQAEVGSASAMSAAALTLAAGGTPYQASQAIAFVIKNMLGLICDPVAGLVEVPCVKRNAMGASFAFIAADMALAGIESKIPVDEVIDAMYQVGASMPTAFRETAEGGLAATPTGRRLQKEIFGE comes from the coding sequence ATGTTTTATTCTATCAAAGAATTGGTCGAGCAAGCAGATCTGGACTTTCAAGGAAATGTCGCAGAACTCATGATTACAACAGAGTTTGAATTGACCGGTCGCGAACGTGAAGAAGTCTTCCTTCTCATGGAACGCAATCTAGAAGTCATGAAAGCCTCTGTCCAACTTGGCCTCAATGAAAATAAATCTCGTAGTGGCCTGACAGGTGGAGATGCTGCCAAATTGGATCACTACATTAAAAACGGAAAAACTCTGTCAGATTACACGATTCTCTCTGCTGCCCGAAATGCCATTGCAGTCAATGAACACAATGCTAAAATGGGCTTGGTTTGTGCCACTCCGACCGCAGGAAGTGCTGGCTGTCTGCCTTCCGTTCTCACTGCTGCTATTGAAAAATTAGACCTCAGCCACGAGCAACAGCTGGATTTCCTCTTTGCTGCCGGTGCCTTTGGACTAGTCATCGCAAACAATGCCTCTATCTCAGGTGCTGAAGGTGGCTGTCAGGCCGAGGTTGGTTCGGCCTCTGCTATGAGTGCTGCAGCCTTGACTCTGGCTGCAGGTGGGACACCCTACCAAGCCAGTCAAGCTATTGCCTTTGTCATTAAAAATATGCTAGGCCTCATCTGTGACCCTGTTGCGGGCTTGGTCGAAGTTCCCTGCGTCAAGCGCAATGCTATGGGAGCTAGCTTTGCCTTCATCGCAGCAGACATGGCCTTGGCAGGTATCGAATCTAAAATTCCTGTGGATGAAGTTATCGATGCCATGTACCAAGTAGGAGCAAGCATGCCAACTGCCTTTCGTGAAACAGCTGAAGGTGGACTCGCTGCCACACCAACTGGTCGTCGTCTCCAAAAAGAAATTTTCGGAGAATAA
- the sdaAB gene encoding L-serine ammonia-lyase, iron-sulfur-dependent subunit beta, with amino-acid sequence MKSLRFQSVFDIIGPVMIGPSSSHTAGAVRIGKIVSSIFDDTPTEVEFQLFNSFAKTYRGHGTDLALVAGILGMDTDDPEIPNSLEIAHKRGIKIVWTIQKDSNAPHPNTTKITVKNAHKTISVTGISIGGGNIQVTELNGFAVSLNMNTPTIIIVHQDIPGMIALVTEALSRYDINIAQMNVTREKAGEKAIMIIEVDSRNCDEAIEEIRKIPHLHNVNFFK; translated from the coding sequence ATGAAATCACTTCGTTTTCAATCTGTCTTTGATATCATCGGACCAGTTATGATTGGCCCATCTAGTAGCCATACAGCTGGTGCTGTTCGTATTGGGAAGATTGTCTCTTCCATTTTTGATGATACTCCGACAGAAGTCGAATTCCAACTATTTAACTCATTTGCCAAGACCTATCGTGGTCACGGAACAGACCTAGCCCTTGTTGCAGGTATTTTGGGCATGGATACAGATGATCCTGAAATCCCAAACAGCCTGGAAATTGCCCACAAGCGTGGCATCAAGATTGTCTGGACCATTCAGAAAGACAGCAATGCTCCTCATCCAAACACCACTAAAATTACCGTTAAAAATGCCCATAAAACTATCAGTGTGACTGGTATTTCTATCGGTGGAGGAAATATTCAGGTCACCGAACTCAATGGCTTTGCCGTCTCTCTCAATATGAATACACCGACTATCATCATTGTTCATCAAGATATTCCAGGTATGATTGCCCTCGTAACGGAGGCACTTTCTCGCTATGATATCAATATCGCCCAGATGAATGTCACTCGTGAAAAAGCTGGTGAAAAAGCCATTATGATTATCGAAGTTGACAGTCGCAACTGTGATGAGGCCATCGAAGAAATTCGAAAAATCCCTCATCTCCACAATGTCAATTTCTTTAAATAG
- the apf gene encoding aggregation-promoting factor: MKSTTKKIKTTLAGVAALFAVFAPSFVSAQESSTYTVKEGDTLSEIAETHNTTVERLAENNHIDNIHLIYVGQELVIDGPVAPATTPAQTTYAAPAAQDETVSAPVAETTEVAEEAAPVASAPAAEETVASTEASAPATTVSGSEAEAKEWIAQKESGGSYTATNGQYIGRYQLTDSYLNGDYSAENQERVADAYVAGRYGSWSAAKNFWLNNGWY, encoded by the coding sequence ATGAAATCAACAACTAAAAAGATTAAAACAACTCTTGCAGGAGTAGCTGCCTTGTTTGCAGTATTTGCTCCATCATTTGTATCTGCTCAAGAATCATCAACTTACACTGTTAAAGAAGGTGATACACTTTCAGAAATCGCTGAAACTCACAACACTACTGTTGAGAGATTGGCAGAAAACAACCACATTGACAACATCCATCTGATTTATGTTGGTCAAGAGTTGGTTATCGATGGCCCTGTAGCACCAGCTACAACACCAGCGCAAACTACTTATGCAGCACCAGCAGCTCAAGATGAAACTGTTTCAGCTCCAGTAGCAGAAACTACAGAAGTAGCAGAAGAAGCAGCTCCAGTGGCAAGCGCACCTGCAGCAGAAGAAACGGTTGCTTCAACAGAAGCTTCAGCACCAGCTACAACTGTAAGCGGATCTGAAGCAGAAGCTAAAGAATGGATCGCTCAAAAAGAATCAGGTGGTAGCTACACAGCTACAAACGGACAATACATCGGACGTTACCAATTGACAGATTCATACTTGAACGGTGACTACTCAGCTGAAAACCAAGAACGTGTAGCAGATGCCTACGTTGCAGGACGTTACGGTTCATGGTCAGCCGCTAAAAACTTCTGGCTTAACAACGGCTGGTATTAA